The Latilactobacillus sakei subsp. sakei DSM 20017 = JCM 1157 genome includes a window with the following:
- a CDS encoding CvfD/Ygs/GSP13 family RNA-binding post-transcriptional regulator yields MVYRIGQKVTGTVTGIQPYGVFVALDESVQGLIHISECGHGFVKALDEQFTVGQQLEVLVLDVDEYTHKISLSLRALHKAQDLLPQRAKKHYWTNRRIQTGFAPIAERLPGWTKAAIEELNQRGK; encoded by the coding sequence ATGGTTTATCGAATTGGACAAAAAGTGACAGGCACCGTAACAGGAATTCAACCGTATGGTGTCTTTGTGGCATTAGATGAATCAGTTCAAGGCTTGATTCATATCTCAGAGTGCGGTCATGGTTTTGTGAAGGCGCTAGACGAGCAATTTACAGTAGGACAGCAATTAGAGGTATTAGTGTTAGATGTTGATGAATACACGCATAAGATTAGTTTGTCATTACGTGCACTTCATAAGGCACAGGATCTACTACCACAACGAGCAAAGAAGCATTACTGGACTAACCGTCGGATTCAAACAGGTTTTGCACCGATTGCGGAGCGATTACCGGGATGGACTAAAGCGGCAATTGAAGAATTAAACCAAAGGGGTAAATAG
- a CDS encoding peptidylprolyl isomerase, with product MTFPQLDLENFAGPTATFDTNHGEFTVALFPEQAPKTVENFIGLAEKDYYDGIVFHRVINDFMIQGGDPTGTGMGGESLWGQAFGDEFSQELFNLNGALSMANAGPNTNGSQFFIVTNEHINPSMMSQMPGAGYPEEVIAAYEKGGTPWLDHKHTVFGQVLSGMDVVNEINAVETGMQDKPVDPVVINHISIKH from the coding sequence ATGACATTTCCACAATTAGATTTAGAAAACTTTGCAGGACCAACAGCAACTTTTGACACCAACCATGGTGAATTCACTGTTGCGCTATTCCCAGAACAAGCGCCTAAGACGGTTGAAAACTTCATCGGCTTAGCTGAAAAAGATTACTATGACGGTATCGTCTTCCATCGAGTAATTAACGACTTCATGATTCAAGGTGGCGATCCTACAGGTACAGGTATGGGTGGCGAAAGTTTATGGGGCCAAGCTTTTGGTGATGAATTTAGCCAAGAACTTTTCAACTTAAATGGTGCTTTATCGATGGCTAATGCTGGTCCTAATACAAATGGTAGCCAATTCTTTATCGTGACTAATGAACACATCAACCCAAGCATGATGTCTCAAATGCCTGGTGCTGGCTATCCTGAAGAAGTGATTGCAGCTTACGAAAAAGGTGGTACACCTTGGTTAGATCACAAACATACTGTCTTTGGCCAAGTTTTAAGTGGTATGGACGTTGTTAATGAAATTAATGCTGTTGAAACAGGGATGCAAGACAAACCTGTTGATCCAGTGGTTATCAATCACATTTCAATCAAACACTAA
- a CDS encoding NAD(P)/FAD-dependent oxidoreductase encodes MLDPNHLFDITVIGGGPVGMFAAYYAGMRKADVQIIESLPELGGQVATLYPEKEIFDVAGFKGITGAQLTANLAEQLAVFEPTTQLETSVKAILPQEDGTYILETSKGTTHTRGVIVAVGNGAFTPRKLAVDYQPEWENNYIHYFAKEMAQFKDQTVAVAGGGDSAIDWALMLEKVAKQVYIIHRRDQFRGLESSVDALMNSSIQIKTPFLIDGLTEVDHQLALSLNKMKSTDQEQLVVDKLLVNYGFISDTRILRDWGLTLDHHQVSVNQQMATNLPNVYAIGDIATYPGKVKLIASGFGEAPVAVTELLTKLYPEKRQPLHSTSIM; translated from the coding sequence ATGCTTGATCCTAACCATCTTTTTGATATTACCGTAATCGGTGGCGGTCCCGTTGGCATGTTTGCTGCTTACTACGCAGGCATGCGTAAAGCCGATGTGCAAATCATCGAGAGCCTCCCTGAACTAGGCGGCCAAGTCGCAACGCTCTATCCTGAAAAAGAAATCTTCGATGTGGCCGGTTTTAAAGGCATTACTGGTGCTCAGCTCACTGCTAACTTGGCTGAACAATTAGCCGTCTTTGAACCGACAACCCAATTAGAAACATCTGTTAAGGCCATCCTACCCCAAGAAGACGGGACTTACATCTTAGAAACATCTAAAGGAACGACGCATACACGCGGTGTGATTGTTGCCGTCGGAAATGGTGCCTTTACGCCCCGAAAACTAGCCGTTGATTATCAACCTGAATGGGAAAATAACTATATCCACTACTTCGCTAAAGAAATGGCACAGTTTAAAGATCAAACCGTAGCCGTTGCTGGTGGTGGCGATTCTGCGATTGATTGGGCCCTCATGCTCGAAAAAGTCGCCAAACAAGTCTATATCATCCACCGTCGTGATCAGTTCCGGGGTCTGGAAAGCAGTGTCGATGCTTTGATGAACTCTTCTATTCAAATTAAGACACCATTTTTAATTGACGGTCTCACAGAAGTTGATCATCAACTCGCCCTTTCACTCAATAAAATGAAATCAACCGATCAAGAACAACTGGTTGTCGATAAATTACTCGTCAACTACGGTTTTATCTCCGATACACGGATTCTCCGTGATTGGGGCTTAACGCTTGATCACCACCAAGTCAGTGTTAACCAACAAATGGCAACCAACTTACCAAACGTCTATGCGATTGGCGATATTGCCACTTATCCTGGTAAGGTGAAGTTAATTGCGAGCGGCTTTGGTGAAGCACCGGTTGCCGTGACCGAACTTTTAACCAAACTCTACCCTGAAAAGCGCCAACCACTTCACAGTACTTCTATTATGTAA
- a CDS encoding VTT domain-containing protein translates to MTQLIDFVLHIDAHLVNIVNQFGNWTYVILFAIIFVETGAVILPFLPGDSLLFAAAALAARTDNDLNIWVFAALFLVAAIAGDSLNEQIGKRVGMAATKSRFFGKFINTEKIEEAQVFFNKYGGKTITIGRFMPIIRTFVPFVAGGSQMSFGKFFRYDVIGSVLWVVLCCGAGYFFGNIAVVKEHFSLVVLGIIAVSLIPMVITAVKSQLKSRKAKS, encoded by the coding sequence ATGACGCAGTTAATTGATTTTGTGTTACATATCGACGCGCATCTGGTCAATATTGTCAATCAGTTTGGCAATTGGACGTATGTGATCTTGTTTGCGATTATTTTTGTAGAAACCGGGGCAGTCATCTTACCGTTTCTACCGGGGGATTCATTATTATTTGCCGCAGCTGCTTTAGCGGCTCGAACAGATAATGATTTGAATATCTGGGTATTTGCCGCATTATTCTTAGTTGCCGCAATTGCGGGGGATTCTTTAAACGAACAAATTGGTAAAAGAGTTGGGATGGCTGCAACCAAGAGCCGTTTCTTCGGGAAGTTTATCAATACCGAAAAGATTGAAGAGGCCCAGGTCTTCTTTAACAAGTATGGTGGCAAGACGATTACCATTGGCCGTTTCATGCCAATTATCAGAACCTTCGTCCCATTTGTCGCCGGTGGTAGTCAAATGTCATTTGGCAAGTTCTTCCGTTATGATGTTATCGGGAGTGTCTTGTGGGTAGTCCTTTGTTGTGGGGCCGGCTACTTCTTCGGAAACATCGCAGTCGTGAAGGAACATTTCTCATTGGTCGTTTTAGGCATTATTGCCGTTTCATTAATTCCAATGGTCATCACCGCGGTTAAGAGCCAATTAAAGAGCCGAAAAGCTAAATCATAA
- a CDS encoding TIGR01906 family membrane protein encodes MGSLNGVKKTGNWLVFYLSIVSGSILAAIVIGWLSYDLVSRQLHLAAQMQMSQATLMHEFNRLMRYLVLPGGQSLVLPHFKMSANGLAHFKEVKHLFLLTAVIFLVTIVPALRGWRRDFKSGRQWRYIRPMQVALVMPIVIGLIASVSFDRFFVLFHELLFRNLDWQFDPLLDPIILVLPEQYFMLCFICFFVILEGLFLIILWRAKKSLKIY; translated from the coding sequence ATGGGAAGTTTAAACGGCGTCAAAAAAACGGGCAACTGGCTAGTTTTTTATCTCAGTATCGTTAGTGGGAGTATTCTAGCGGCGATTGTTATCGGTTGGTTGAGCTATGACTTGGTAAGCCGACAACTTCATTTGGCAGCGCAAATGCAGATGAGCCAGGCGACGTTAATGCACGAGTTTAACCGCTTGATGCGTTATTTGGTTTTGCCGGGTGGACAATCGCTAGTGTTGCCACATTTCAAGATGTCAGCAAATGGCTTGGCGCATTTTAAGGAAGTTAAACACCTCTTCTTATTAACGGCGGTCATTTTCCTGGTGACGATTGTGCCGGCACTTAGAGGCTGGCGGCGTGATTTTAAGTCGGGGAGGCAATGGCGCTATATTCGACCGATGCAAGTCGCACTGGTTATGCCGATTGTAATTGGGTTGATTGCCAGTGTTAGCTTTGATCGCTTTTTCGTGTTATTTCATGAATTGCTATTTCGCAACCTCGACTGGCAGTTTGACCCGCTGTTAGATCCCATTATTTTAGTGTTACCCGAGCAGTATTTTATGCTGTGCTTTATCTGCTTTTTTGTCATCCTCGAAGGTCTTTTTCTGATTATTTTGTGGCGGGCAAAGAAGTCATTGAAAATTTATTAA
- a CDS encoding TIGR01457 family HAD-type hydrolase: MTKTNYAGYLIDLDGTVYRGSEQMPEARDFIERLQAKNIPFMFLTNNTTKSPAAVIKNLADNHDIHATEDQVYTPSLATARYLLNLNGGQANGKTVYVIGEIGLKQALLDAGFRTNEYDPDYVVVGLDYDVTYHKFELATLAIKRGALFIGTNADTNLPNERGLVPGAGSVIALVERATQQSALYIGKPEKIIMEMALEQFGLTKDQVVMVGDNYNTDIKAGLNAEMATLLVYTGVSTPADLAKVTAQPTHIINSLAEWEV; the protein is encoded by the coding sequence ATGACAAAAACAAACTACGCAGGCTACTTAATCGATTTAGACGGGACAGTTTATCGCGGTAGCGAACAGATGCCAGAAGCACGTGATTTTATTGAACGGCTCCAAGCTAAGAACATCCCTTTTATGTTTTTAACGAATAACACCACTAAATCACCCGCAGCGGTGATCAAAAATTTAGCAGATAACCATGATATTCATGCAACCGAAGACCAAGTTTACACCCCATCATTGGCAACGGCGCGTTATTTGTTAAACCTAAATGGCGGTCAAGCAAATGGCAAGACAGTGTATGTCATCGGCGAAATTGGTTTGAAACAAGCTTTATTAGATGCTGGTTTTAGAACTAACGAATATGATCCAGACTACGTGGTGGTTGGCTTAGACTACGATGTCACTTACCACAAATTTGAATTGGCAACGCTCGCGATTAAACGCGGCGCTCTTTTTATTGGGACGAATGCCGATACCAACTTACCTAATGAACGTGGCTTAGTGCCTGGTGCAGGTTCAGTGATTGCCTTAGTTGAACGCGCAACACAACAATCAGCGCTTTATATCGGTAAACCAGAAAAAATTATTATGGAAATGGCACTCGAACAATTCGGGTTAACTAAGGACCAAGTGGTAATGGTCGGCGATAACTATAATACAGACATCAAAGCGGGTTTAAATGCTGAAATGGCAACCTTATTAGTTTATACGGGCGTTTCAACACCGGCTGATTTGGCAAAAGTCACGGCGCAACCAACGCATATTATCAATAGTTTAGCTGAATGGGAAGTTTAA
- a CDS encoding YutD family protein, whose product MADTKTKPKIAKKVTRALEKEMIAAAKQPEVPQHVVVKSETMIDIDKCAYEVVANYRDGFDAEKLNERYNEVLAKYDYIVADWGFEQLRLKGFYKSTNRRANKDQLIDTLQDYLYEYCNFGCAYFVLERQGKPQIRNENRRSNRRRGPQKQRRQKQGFTERKVTPNQKVTKEQPQKAVTENKKSVNKRHFKIRPLESNSPKETGK is encoded by the coding sequence GTGGCGGATACAAAAACAAAACCGAAGATTGCTAAGAAGGTAACTCGGGCGCTTGAAAAAGAAATGATTGCAGCGGCTAAACAACCGGAAGTACCACAGCACGTCGTTGTTAAGAGTGAAACCATGATTGACATCGATAAGTGTGCCTACGAAGTGGTCGCCAATTATCGCGATGGTTTTGATGCTGAAAAGCTAAACGAACGCTATAACGAGGTTCTTGCGAAGTACGATTATATTGTGGCGGACTGGGGTTTTGAACAACTACGCCTTAAGGGATTCTACAAATCAACTAATCGACGGGCCAATAAGGATCAATTAATTGATACACTCCAAGACTACCTATATGAATATTGTAATTTTGGTTGTGCCTATTTTGTCTTAGAACGACAAGGTAAACCACAGATTCGCAACGAAAATCGCCGTAGTAATCGCCGGCGAGGACCACAGAAACAACGCCGGCAAAAGCAAGGCTTCACGGAACGTAAAGTAACACCTAATCAAAAAGTGACTAAAGAACAGCCGCAAAAAGCGGTCACGGAGAATAAAAAATCCGTTAATAAGCGCCACTTTAAGATTCGACCATTAGAGAGTAATTCCCCAAAGGAAACTGGAAAGTGA
- a CDS encoding bifunctional metallophosphatase/5'-nucleotidase: METIHILHTNDLHSHFENWPRMRRFLLAHQAAYRQKGETVLTFDIGDAMDRSHPLTEATDGQINTTLLNQIGYDGVTIGNNEGIGNSHAQLEHLYDHANFPVLLANLYEQSTNTLAKFAQPYRIITTDQGTRIAVVGLTAPFFLTYRPNGWDPVTISEEMPQLLAQIEGQYDVLVLLSHLGLTTDQWLAEHYPEIDVICGAHTHHLLKDGLMVNQTLLTAAEKYGHYIGDITLTLDANHRPVDRKARTVLTADLPEEAADEAEIAGYLAQGHAQLAAQVVADLPEALPIATIGESPMMTAGLKAIEAATQTEAAVLNTGLFLGGLEAGLVTKDDLQSQLPHPMHLIKVTLKGYDLWRLVLEMEKNRLFLRKFPIKGMSFRGKIFGDIVYDGITVDMTLRRVFWHGQEIDPEASYTLTTVDHYLFIPFFPTIEIVGETEIMFPDFLRNAVATYLTQKYPV; encoded by the coding sequence ATGGAAACTATTCACATCTTACACACGAACGACTTACACTCGCATTTTGAAAATTGGCCTCGAATGCGCCGCTTCTTGTTAGCCCACCAAGCGGCCTATCGGCAAAAAGGTGAAACGGTCTTAACGTTTGATATCGGGGATGCAATGGATCGTAGTCACCCTTTAACTGAAGCAACAGACGGCCAGATTAATACGACCCTGTTGAATCAAATTGGTTATGATGGTGTGACAATTGGTAATAATGAAGGCATTGGCAATAGTCATGCACAGTTGGAACATCTATACGATCATGCGAATTTCCCCGTATTGTTAGCAAATCTCTATGAACAATCCACAAACACCCTCGCTAAATTTGCGCAACCGTACCGCATTATCACAACTGATCAAGGGACGCGGATTGCGGTTGTCGGATTAACGGCGCCATTCTTTTTGACATATCGACCTAATGGTTGGGATCCTGTCACAATTAGTGAAGAAATGCCACAATTACTGGCGCAAATTGAAGGGCAGTACGATGTCTTAGTATTACTATCACATCTGGGCTTAACAACAGATCAATGGTTGGCAGAACACTATCCTGAAATCGACGTTATCTGCGGCGCCCACACACATCATCTCTTAAAAGATGGGCTGATGGTGAATCAAACATTATTAACGGCTGCCGAAAAGTACGGTCATTATATTGGCGATATCACGTTAACACTCGATGCTAACCATCGCCCGGTTGACCGGAAAGCCCGCACTGTCTTGACGGCCGATTTACCAGAAGAAGCGGCGGATGAGGCTGAAATTGCGGGTTATTTAGCACAAGGGCATGCCCAATTAGCAGCCCAAGTGGTGGCCGACTTGCCAGAAGCACTGCCGATTGCTACCATTGGAGAGTCACCGATGATGACGGCCGGGTTAAAAGCGATTGAAGCGGCAACGCAAACAGAAGCCGCTGTTTTGAACACCGGCCTATTTTTAGGGGGGCTCGAAGCAGGTTTGGTCACCAAAGATGACCTGCAGAGTCAATTACCGCATCCGATGCATTTGATTAAAGTCACTTTAAAGGGCTACGATTTATGGCGGTTAGTCTTAGAAATGGAAAAAAATCGGTTATTCTTACGTAAGTTCCCGATTAAAGGGATGAGTTTCCGTGGTAAAATCTTTGGAGACATCGTTTATGATGGGATTACAGTGGATATGACATTACGCCGCGTCTTTTGGCATGGTCAGGAGATTGATCCTGAAGCTAGCTATACGTTGACGACAGTTGATCATTATCTCTTTATTCCGTTTTTCCCAACCATTGAAATTGTCGGGGAGACTGAAATTATGTTCCCTGATTTTCTGAGAAATGCAGTTGCTACCTATTTAACACAAAAATATCCCGTTTAA
- a CDS encoding metallophosphoesterase, with protein sequence MIYFTADTHFYHEELLGMNDFAPRPFADVATMNETIVTNWNQRVQSEDQVYLLGDVALVPNKPTAFAQVNALLGALNGQIILVKGNHDNRAFFKYLKKHDPGTEAHPHYQFVDVGALIKINHRQYFLTHYPLLLGKVSQTVNLHGHIHHNMLPIAENINVGIDAPERELLKTPLPFGTPLSVAEIEAILTAKQKALTQLK encoded by the coding sequence ATGATTTATTTTACAGCGGATACCCATTTCTATCATGAAGAATTACTCGGGATGAATGACTTTGCGCCACGACCGTTTGCGGATGTGGCCACCATGAATGAGACGATTGTGACTAACTGGAATCAGCGTGTTCAATCGGAGGATCAGGTTTACCTATTAGGAGACGTTGCATTAGTCCCGAATAAACCAACTGCTTTTGCGCAAGTTAATGCTTTGCTCGGCGCATTGAATGGTCAGATTATTCTGGTGAAGGGCAATCATGACAACCGTGCCTTCTTTAAATATTTGAAGAAGCACGATCCGGGAACAGAGGCACACCCGCACTATCAATTTGTCGATGTCGGGGCGCTAATTAAGATTAATCACCGGCAGTATTTCTTAACCCATTATCCGCTGTTACTCGGTAAAGTTAGCCAAACGGTTAACTTGCATGGCCACATTCACCACAACATGCTACCAATTGCTGAGAATATCAACGTGGGGATTGACGCCCCAGAACGTGAATTATTGAAAACACCACTACCATTTGGGACACCTTTATCAGTAGCGGAGATTGAAGCAATCTTGACGGCAAAACAAAAGGCGTTAACGCAATTAAAATAA